From the genome of Treponema peruense:
GAGTGCTTCCATTGAGCGCAGGAGTGGAGTCTTTTTATCCAAAGCTTCACCTGTGTATGAACAGAAAGCTGTAGGAATACAAAGAGTATGCTCCTTTACGAAAGGATATGCTGTAGGATCCCAGACAGTGTATCCTCGTGCTTCAAATGTGGCGCGGCGTCCTCCTGACGGGAATGAAGATGCATCAGGTTCTCCCTTTACAAGTTCTTTTCCGCTGAAAGACATTATGACAGTACCGTCACTCTGCGGAGTAATAAAACTGTCGTGCTTTTCAGCAGTAATTCCTGTAAGAGGCTGGAACCAGTGTGTAAAATGTGTAGCTCCCTTCTCTATTGCCCATTCTTTCATGGCATGTGCAACCTGATTGGCTACATCAAGATTGAGCGGTTCGCCATCATCAAGTGTTTTTTTAAGGGCCTTAAAAGTTTCTTTAGGCAATCTTTCCTTCATAACTTTCTGGTTAAAAACCATACTGCCAAAAAGTTCCGGTACGTTGGGCATAAATCCTCCTGCTGGAATATTATTCCATAAATAAAAAAGGCGATGCGAACAACTGCATATTATTGCCTTGTTCGCATCGCCTTTGATGCTTATGACTTCATCTTAATGAATCATAAAAAAAACGTCAATACCTTTTGGAATATTCTTTTCAATATCCAAAAAATTATTCGGGTGAGCGGAACTCGAATCCGCGACCACTTGCCCCCCAGACAAGTAAGCTAACCAACTGCTCTATCACCCGTTTTTTTTAGTGCCATTAATAATGACAATACCTAATAATATCATAAAAGGGAAAAGAATTGCAAGACCTATTCCGAAAGAAAGTTTGCCGCCCATAAGACCTGCCGCAAGCCCTACAAGAGTTGGTCCCGAAGAACAGCCGGTGTCGCCTGCAAGAGCCAGAAGCGCATACATTGCCGTTCCGCCGCCGGGTATTCTTTTTGCAGCAATGCTGAATGTTCCCGGCCAGAAGATTCCGACAGCAAACCCTGTAAGAGCACACGCAACAAGAGCTGTAGCAGGAACAGCCGACAGCGCAATAACAAGATAGCAGACTATGCACATAACAGAACAAAGAAGCATCGTTTTTTCAAGAGGCAACCTGGTACCGTACTTTCCGTAAATAAAACGCGACACTCCCATAAAAAAAGCAAAAGCACACGGACCTGCAAGATCGCCCAGCAGCTTTGAAACGCCAAGAGCTGACTCTGCAAAAGCCGAAGCCCACTGCGAAACGGCCTGTTCCGAAGCTCCTGCGCAAATCATTATAACCGCAATAAGATAAAAATATTTGTCAGACAAAAGTTTTTTTAACGGAACCTTTTCTGTTCCTTCTGAAACAACAGGATAAATCGGAACCAGAAGAAACAAAACTGCATTCGCGGCCGGCATCAAAGACCAGATAACAGCCATCAAAGGCCAGTTTTGGATTCCGGCTGATTTGAAAAATAAAGCTGAGGCCAAAACTACAAAGACATGTCCCCAGCAGTAAAAAGAATGCAGCATGCTCATTACCGTTGCTTTATTTTCAGTAGGACAGGATTCAACAATGGGACTTACAAGAACTTCAAGAATTCCGCCGCCGACTGCATATAAAATTACAGAAACAATTATTCCCGTGTAGCCGCCAAGAATTTGCGGTAAAAAAGAAAGGCCTGAAAGTCCGGCAAAACAAAACAGATTTGCCAGGACCATGCTTAATCTGTAACCGATTTTATCTATAAATTTAACAGACAATAAATCTACCAGAAGCTGAACCGAAAAATTTATAGTTGTAATAAAAGTAATTTCAGAAAGGGAAAGACTAAAGTCAGAAGCAAGTGTAAGGAATAAAAGCGGAACAAAATTGTTTACGACAGCCTGTGTTACATATCCAAGATAGCAGGCTCTGATTGTATACTTATAATTTTTGCGGATATTACTGAGCATAGGTTGAATTGTATCATTGTTCGGAATAAAAGTCATACAAAACAAAAAAATTATGTGTTATTTCAGAATTTAGTGATATAATAGTTATAAATTCAATTTTCAGGAGTATTGTATGGCAAAAAAGAAGGTAAATATCATGGACTATCTTTTCTTAATCGGAATGCTTGTCACTGCAGTGGGTTTCTTTCTTCCGCTTACATCACATTTCGGTGGAAACGCAAACGGTAATTCAGCATTTTCAATTATCACAGGAAGCGGCAAAGGTCTTGTAAAAGTAGGGTCAATAATCACCCTCGCAGGAGCTGTTGCAGGAATTATCCTTTCTTTCGTTAACCTGGGAAAGTCTCAGAAAATTGCAAAGCTTGTTTCACTTATCGTTTCTGTAGCAGGCGGCCTTTACATTTTCTTTAACATGTCTTCACTTGGAAAAGATATTGTAAAGTTTGCGGCAAAGATTTCGGGTTCAGGTTTTGGCGCAGGTTTCTACATTATCATCGCAGGATGGATTATTGCACTCATCGGCTGGATTACAAGCAGGCGCTAAACTGAATTATTTTGAATTACAATGGCTGCCCTTTTGGACAGCCGTTTTTTTTTATATACTGAATTCGTCTATCTGCGAACCGATTTCAGAAATAGACTCTTCCATCTGGACAGAAATTTTCTTGAGCGCATTTTCGGTTTCCCCGATTTTTCTCGCACCTGTATTCATTTCATCCATTCTTGAAATCATCTTGTCGGTAACATTTCTGAGATTTTCCATCTGTGAAAGAACTGTCCTGTTGCTTTCTGAAAGTTCCTCAGAAGAACGTCGCACGTATACTGTAGTATCGTTCATTGACTGCAGCGCGGAATTTATCTGGCGTGAACCTTCATTCTGTTCCTGCATTGCCCCGTTAATCTGTTGGACAAGTTCGTCAGTATCACCGATGCGCTCTGTAACTTTATTGAATGCTTCTCCTGAACGTGACGATGCCACAACCATGCTGTGAATTGTTTCAAGAATCTCTTTAAGCTGCTGGCCGATTGTACGCGACTGGGCAGAAGAAGTTTCGGAAAGTTTTCTGATTTCGTCTGCAACGACAGAGAATCCGCGTCCGGCATCTCCTGCATGTGCTGCTTCTATTGCGGCATTCATTGCAAGAAGGTTTGTCTGTGATGCAATGGAAGCAATTGCCTTGTTTGCAGACTGAAGCATGATACTCTGTTTTTCTATCTGGTGTATGCGTTCGTTAACATCGTTCTGAAGATTTGTTCCTTCTGAAACACTCTGC
Proteins encoded in this window:
- a CDS encoding MFS transporter, which encodes MLSNIRKNYKYTIRACYLGYVTQAVVNNFVPLLFLTLASDFSLSLSEITFITTINFSVQLLVDLLSVKFIDKIGYRLSMVLANLFCFAGLSGLSFLPQILGGYTGIIVSVILYAVGGGILEVLVSPIVESCPTENKATVMSMLHSFYCWGHVFVVLASALFFKSAGIQNWPLMAVIWSLMPAANAVLFLLVPIYPVVSEGTEKVPLKKLLSDKYFYLIAVIMICAGASEQAVSQWASAFAESALGVSKLLGDLAGPCAFAFFMGVSRFIYGKYGTRLPLEKTMLLCSVMCIVCYLVIALSAVPATALVACALTGFAVGIFWPGTFSIAAKRIPGGGTAMYALLALAGDTGCSSGPTLVGLAAGLMGGKLSFGIGLAILFPFMILLGIVIINGTKKNG